A genomic segment from Daphnia carinata strain CSIRO-1 chromosome 1, CSIRO_AGI_Dcar_HiC_V3, whole genome shotgun sequence encodes:
- the LOC130693513 gene encoding S-formylglutathione hydrolase-like: MAAITQVSSNKCFGGFQKVFSHESEELKCKINFAVYLPPKAEDANVKLPVIYWLSGLTCNEQNFIQKAGGQKLAANHQFIIVCPDTSPRGCGIEGEEDGWDFGTGAGFYVDASEEKWKTNYRMFSYITKELPQLISANFPADSNLMSIMGHSMGGHGALICALKNPGLYKSVSAFAPICNPVNCPWGEKAFSGYLGADKSLWKEWDATCLVANYQGAPLEIFVDQGEEDQFLKDGQLLPDNLVESCAKAGMPIVLRKQAGYDHSYYFIATYLEDHFSHHAKFLQ; the protein is encoded by the exons ATGGCCGCAATTACTCAAGTATCttcaaataaatgttttgGAGGCTTTCAGAAAGTCTTCTCACATGAAAG TGAGGAACTCAAGTGCAAGATTAATTTTGCTGTATACTTGCCTCCAAAGGCAGAAGATGCCAATGTCAAGCTTCCAGTTATTTATTGGCTTTCGGGACTGACATGTAATGAGCAAAATTTCATCCAAAAGGCTGGAGGTCAGAAACTGGCAGCAAATCATCAGTTTATCATTGTCTGTCCCGATACCAGTCCAA GGGGTTGTGGTATTGAAGGGGAAGAAGATGGCTGGGACTTTGGTACTGGGGCTGGTTTTTATGTTGATGCAtctgaagaaaaatggaagacaaATTATCGCATGTTTTCATACATCACCAAAGAGTTGCCACAACTGATTTCTGCAAACTTTCCTGCTGATTCAAACCTGATGTCTATCATGGGCCATAG cATGGGAGGACATGGTGCCCTAATATGTGCTCTGAAGAACCCAGGGCTCTACAAAAGTGTATCGGCATTTGCTCCGATTTGCAACCCAGTTAACTGTCCATGGGGAGAAAAAGCATTCTCAGGCTATCTGGGTGCTGACAAATCCCTGTGGAAGGAGTGGGATGCCACATGTTTGGTTGCCAACTATCAAGGCGCCCCACTTGAGATTTTTGTTGACCAG GGAGAGGAAGATCAGTTCCTAAAGGACGGCCAGCTTCTTCCCGATAACCTAGTCGAATCGTGTGCTAAAGCCGGCATGCCAATTGTTCTACGGAAACAGGCAGGATACGACCACAGCTACTACTTCATAGCGACTTACCTGGAAGACCATTTCAGCCATCATGCAAAATTCCTCCAATAA
- the LOC130691990 gene encoding transcription initiation factor TFIID subunit 7-like encodes MNRPTVLPPSSTNDNGGDELENQFILRLPANLPECAESLKQTLRTGVMNLKDRLSIRLDNDMRKGLVQFDSWVMSAKVLDLPCVMESQKTIDNKTFYKAADVSQILICKEGEQQSSSEEETPVKPKKKDPHKVDKKFLWPHGIAPPMKNARKRRFRKTLKKKYVEAPEIEKEVRRLLRVDNEAVSVRWELITEEDEAKVKAANEAGLGEGAAMTVPLATGTFVSTQSRGLAEHDIFGEALSDSDEEHGSKINIMESDYENSDESRGSGSEFYAGSNRGSNSMITQFSGDMFRDDSSSSNLSPQKKVVDTQKDDLQKMADKLREEIREIKNLRQAQENELATIENAALKQRFQMALSKLVAQEQEKKEEYDQVMSML; translated from the exons atgaataggcCAACGGTATTACCCCCTAGCAGTACTAATGATAATGGAGGCGATGAGTTGGAAAATCAGTTCATACTTAGATTGCCAGCAAATCTACCA GAATGTGCAGAAAGTCTAAAGCAAACCCTGAGGACAGGTGTGATGAATCTGAAAGACCGTCTGAGTATTAGGTTGGACAACGACATGAGAAAAGGATTGGTTCAGTTTGATTCATGGGTCATGTCTGCCAAG GTTTTGGATCTACCTTGTGTAATGGAATCTCAAAAAACTAtagataacaaaacattttataaagcAGCTGATGTTAGCCAG ATATTGATTTGCAAAGAAGGTGAACAACAGTCAAGTAGTGAAGAAGAAACACCTGttaaaccaaagaaaaaagacccCCACAAGGTTGATAAAAAATTCCTATGGCCTCATGGTATAGCTCCACCAATGAAGAATGCAAGGAAAAGAAGATTTAGGAAAacactgaaaaagaaatacgtcgAAGCTCCAGAAATTGAGAAAGAAGTTAGGCGTTTATTGCGTGTTGACAATGAAGCGGTTAGTGTACGGTGGGAGCTAATCACGGAAGAAGATGAAGCTAAAGTAAAGGCAGCTAACGAAGCTGGCTTAGGAGAGGGAGCGGCGATGACGGTCCCTCTTGCAACGGGAACATTCGTCAGTACTCAAAGTCGCGGATTAG ctgAGCATGATATTTTCGGTGAAGCGTTGAGTGACTCCGATGAAGAACATGGaagtaaaataaatatcaTGGAGTCAGACTATGAGAATAGCGATGAATCCCGGGGTTCGGGGTCGGAGTTCTATGCTGGAAGCAATAGG GGGTCTAATTCTATGATAACCCAGTTTAGTGGAGACATGTTTCGTGATGATAGTAGTTCGTCTAATCTTTCTCCTCAAAAGAAAGTGGTCGATACCCAAAAAG ACGATTTGCAAAAAATGGCTGACAAGCTAAGAGAAGAGATccgtgaaataaaaaatttgagacAAGCTCAAGAAAATGAGCTTGCTACTATTGAGAACGCCGCTTTAAAACAAAGATTCCAAATGGCACTTTCAAAACTCGTAGcacaagaacaagaaaaaaaagaagag TATGACCAAGTCATGTCTATGCTATGA
- the LOC130692001 gene encoding L-seryl-tRNA(Sec) kinase-like translates to MNQNFCVVVLLGLPASGKSWLANKLCSFLSENDCVVKCTTYDNIVSLEEQTKIALSSTSEMTKQYRREMRETVKSILATSNSSQKCVMIVDDNNYYRSMRYEYHQLAAKFHTGYLQIYVKCEVVNALFQNSNRPQSNRVPDCVIVQMDTKLELPCESWENSLTIDTADINKPEMMIKIWVRIQEAISNPVSTIKRLEEKKLVAEQSKLCNNHNVVHNIDKTLRKQINQYIREYKEKNSARVLAAQLNDIRQSVMEDVKRGIIVPPADILKIDESIDMPKLEAWVTTIFLQRCSS, encoded by the coding sequence atgaaccaAAATTTTTGTGTTGTGGTCCTATTAGGCTTGCCTGCTAGTGGAAAAAGCTGGTTAGCAAACAAATTATGTAGTTTTTTGTCAGAAAATGATTGTGTTGTGAAGTGTACAACTTATGATAACATTGTGAGTTTAGAAGAGCAAACCAAAATTGCTCTATCATCAACTAGTGAAATGACAAAACAATATCGACGTGAAATGAGAGAGACCGTGAAATCTATTTTGGCAACATCTAATTCGTCCCAAAAGTGCGTGATGATTGTAGACGATAACAACTATTATCGAAGCATGCGGTACGAATATCATCAGCTAGCTGCCAAGTTCCACACGGGCTATCTTCAAATCTACGTCAAGTGCGAAGTCGTTAACGCCTTATTTCAAAACAGCAATCGCCCACAAAGCAATCGTGTTCCCGACTGTGTTATTGTTCAGATGGATACCAAACTTGAATTGCCGTGCGAATCGTGGGAAAACTCGCTGACAATCGACACTGCTGATATAAATAAACCAGAAATGATGATCAAGATTTGGGTCCGCATACAGGAAGCTATCAGTAATCCTGTCTCAACCATCAAGAGGCTCGAAGAGAAGAAACTTGTGGCCGAGCAAAGCAAATTATGCAACAATCATAATGTCGTTCATAATATCGACAAAACtctaagaaaacaaataaatcagTACATCCGcgaatacaaagaaaaaaatagtgcTCGTGTATTGGCGGCACAGCTTAACGACATTCGACAGTCCGTCATGGAAGATGTTAAAAGAGGAATCATAGTACCACCGGCAGACATCTTGAAAATAGATGAATCCATCGACATGCCCAAACTTGAAGCCTGGGTTACCACGATTTTCCTCCAAAGGTGTTCATCATAG
- the LOC130692009 gene encoding mitochondrial import inner membrane translocase subunit Tim10 B-like, whose protein sequence is MDALKNFKDFLLVFNTMSETCFTRCVNTFQTRELTEDEDRCVELCSNKNIRVNHKVMSVYMEVQPLIMQKRMEEMEKLNPPTSESVPESVDTSNHTQPDNISRTDSNDVTQDTSSQPQL, encoded by the exons ATGGATGCGCTTAAAAAT TTTAAAGACTTTCTCCTAGTATTCAACACAATGTCAGAGACCTGTTTTACCAGATGCGTTAACACATTTCAGACAAGAGAATTGACGGAGGATGAG GATCGTTGTGTTGAACTatgttcaaataaaaacattcgGGTTAATCATAAAGTCATGTCTGTGTACATGGAAGTTCAGCCTCTCATTATGCAAAAGCGAATGGAAGAGATGGAAAAACTAAATCCTCCAACTTCTGAAAGTGTTCCAGAATCGGTAGACACTAGCAATCATACACAACCTGATAACATTAGTAGAACCGATTCAAACGATGTAACCCAAGACACCTCATCACAGCCTCAACTTTAA
- the LOC130695887 gene encoding thymidylate synthase-like isoform X2, with amino-acid sequence MRFSLRNGKFPLLTTKRVFWRGLMEELLWFVRGSTNAKELQEKDIRIWDGNSSREYLDSIGLKDREEGDLGPIYGFQWRHFGAKYDNMHSDYSGQGVDQLKNLIHTIRTNPEDRRMILTAWNPSALREMALPPCHCLAQFYVANGELSCQMYQRSADMGLGVPFNIASYSLLTYMIAHVTGLKPGEFIHTLGDAHVYSNHISALEKQLEREPRPFPTLKIARQVSDIDDFKAEDFVLEGYDPHPKIPMDMAV; translated from the exons ATGCGATTCAGTTTGCGAAACG GAAAATTCCCCTTGTTGACAACTAAACGAGTTTTCTGGAGAGGCTTGATGGAAGAACTCCTTTGGTTTGTCAGAGGTTCAACAAATGCTAAAGAGTTGCAAGAGAAGGATATTCGAATCTGGGATGGAAATAGCTCAAGAGAGTATCTTGATTCAATAGGATTGAAAGATCGAGAAGAAG GAGACTTGGGTCCAATCTATGGCTTTCAGTGGCGGCATTTTGGGGCTAAATATGACAATATGCACAGTGATTACAG TGGTCAAGGTGTTGATCAACTCAAGAATTTGATACACACAATACGCACCAATCCCGAGGACCGACGCATGATTCTTACTGCTTGGAACCCGAGTGCTTTACGAGAAATGGCTTTACCACCCTGCCATTGCTTGGCACAGTTTTATGTAGCGAATGGAGAACTTTCTTGTCAGATGTATCAGAGGTCCGCTGATATGGGCTTGGGTGTGCCTTTCAACATCGCCAGTTATTCATTGCTGACATACATGATTGCCCACGTTACAGGTTTAAAA CCAGGAGAATTCATTCATACACTTGGGGATGCTCATGTTTACAGTAATCACATAAGTGCGCTAGAAAAGCAATTGGAACGAGAGCCGCGACCATTTCCTACTCTCAAAATCGCGCGCCAAGTGTCTGATATTGACGATTTTAAGGCTGAAGATTTTGTACTTGAAGGGTATGATCCACACCCAAAGATCCCGATGGATATGGCTGTTTAG
- the LOC130695887 gene encoding thymidylate synthase-like isoform X1: MAEHEEHQYLHLIRNLIQNGNVKGDRTGTGTRSIFGAQMRFSLRNGKFPLLTTKRVFWRGLMEELLWFVRGSTNAKELQEKDIRIWDGNSSREYLDSIGLKDREEGDLGPIYGFQWRHFGAKYDNMHSDYSGQGVDQLKNLIHTIRTNPEDRRMILTAWNPSALREMALPPCHCLAQFYVANGELSCQMYQRSADMGLGVPFNIASYSLLTYMIAHVTGLKPGEFIHTLGDAHVYSNHISALEKQLEREPRPFPTLKIARQVSDIDDFKAEDFVLEGYDPHPKIPMDMAV, translated from the exons ATGGCCGAG CATGAGGAACACCAGTATCTACACCTTATTAGAAACCTTattcaaaatggaaatgtCAAAGGAGATCGGACAGGCACCGGAACAAGATCAATTTTTGGAGCTCAAATGCGATTCAGTTTGCGAAACG GAAAATTCCCCTTGTTGACAACTAAACGAGTTTTCTGGAGAGGCTTGATGGAAGAACTCCTTTGGTTTGTCAGAGGTTCAACAAATGCTAAAGAGTTGCAAGAGAAGGATATTCGAATCTGGGATGGAAATAGCTCAAGAGAGTATCTTGATTCAATAGGATTGAAAGATCGAGAAGAAG GAGACTTGGGTCCAATCTATGGCTTTCAGTGGCGGCATTTTGGGGCTAAATATGACAATATGCACAGTGATTACAG TGGTCAAGGTGTTGATCAACTCAAGAATTTGATACACACAATACGCACCAATCCCGAGGACCGACGCATGATTCTTACTGCTTGGAACCCGAGTGCTTTACGAGAAATGGCTTTACCACCCTGCCATTGCTTGGCACAGTTTTATGTAGCGAATGGAGAACTTTCTTGTCAGATGTATCAGAGGTCCGCTGATATGGGCTTGGGTGTGCCTTTCAACATCGCCAGTTATTCATTGCTGACATACATGATTGCCCACGTTACAGGTTTAAAA CCAGGAGAATTCATTCATACACTTGGGGATGCTCATGTTTACAGTAATCACATAAGTGCGCTAGAAAAGCAATTGGAACGAGAGCCGCGACCATTTCCTACTCTCAAAATCGCGCGCCAAGTGTCTGATATTGACGATTTTAAGGCTGAAGATTTTGTACTTGAAGGGTATGATCCACACCCAAAGATCCCGATGGATATGGCTGTTTAG
- the LOC130695843 gene encoding protein mab-21-like: protein MLVPSDMMAAQSKMLYQLNKYYGERVQTRKGQIAKTLREVCKVVQDVLKEVEVQEPRFISSLAECNGRFEGLEVVSPGEFEVVLYLNQMGVFNFVDDGTLPGCAVLKLSDGRKRSMSLWVEFITASGYLSARKIRSRFQTLVAQACDKSAYRDIVKMVADTTEVKLRIRERFVVQITPAFKCSGVWPRSAAHWPIPHMPWPHPGLVADVKTEGFDLLSKETPAMTGKQSAMEGDAWVLSFIEAENRLLVGGCRRKCLSILKTLRDRHLDIPANPVTTYIMKTLLLYECEKHPREMEWDESCLGDRINGILLQLISCLQCRRCPHYFLPSLDLFRGKPPASLESAAKQAWRLTRELLTNSRSLEKL, encoded by the exons atgttggtcCCTTCGGATATGATGGCGGCCCAGTCGAAGATGCTGTACCAGTTGAACAAGTATTACGGGGAGCGGGTGCAGACGCGCAAAGGTCAGATCGCCAAGACGTTGCGCGAAGTGTGCAAAGTGGTGCAAGATGTTTTGAAAGAAGTGGAAGTCCAAGAGCCGAGGTTTATCTCGTCTCTGGCAGAGTGCAATGGACGGTTCGAAGGACTGGAAGTCGTTTCGCCGGGCGAATTCGAAGTCGTCCTCTATCTCAATCAGATGGGCGTTTTCAATTTCGTCGACGACGGCACTCTGCCCGGATGCGCCGTCCTCAAACTCAGCGACGGAAGAAAGAGATCCATGTCGCTTTGGGTCGAGTTCATCACAGCCAGCGGATACTTGTCCGCCAGAAAGATCCGATCCCGATTCCAAACGCTCGTCGCCCAGGCCTGTGACAAATCGGCGTATCGCGACATTGTCAAAATGGTGGCGGACACGACCGAAGTCAAATTGCGGATCCGAGAGCGGTTCGTCGTCCAAATCACGCCGGCGTTCAAATGTTCGGGAGTTTGGCCGCGATCGGCCGCTCACTGGCCCATTCCGCACATGCCCTGGCCTCATCCAGGCCTGGTGGCCGACGTCAAAACCGAAGGTTTCGACCTGCTCAGCAAAGAGACGCCGGCCATGACGGGCAAACAGTCGGCGATGGAAGGCGACGCCTGGGTTCTCAGCTTCATCGAAGCCGAGAATCGTCTCTTGGTCGGCGGATGCCGCCGCAAGTGTCTCAGTATTCTCAAAACGCTCAGAGATAGGCACCTGGACATCCCGGCGAACCCAGTGACAACTTATATCATGAAG ACGCTGTTACTTTACGAGTGTGAAAAACATCCAAGAGAAATGGAATGGGACGAATCCTGCCTCGGTGACAGGATCAACGGCATTCTACTGCAGTTGATTTCGTGCCTGCAATGCCGCCGGTGCCCGCACTATTTCCTACCGTCGCTGGATCTGTTCCGGGGCAAACCGCCCGCTTCGCTCGAAAGCGCCGCCAAACAGGCCTGGCGTCTCACGCGCGAACTCTTAACCAATTCTCGCTCGTTAGAGaaactttaa